From a single Myxocyprinus asiaticus isolate MX2 ecotype Aquarium Trade chromosome 47, UBuf_Myxa_2, whole genome shotgun sequence genomic region:
- the kiss2 gene encoding kisspeptin 2 — MKIKALVLFLSAVICQSTTMRAPFTYMDTPERTGIPDSKPARFHRFLSMERRESDDPSTSDDASLCFFIKENDKSSQISCKHRLTRSKFNYNPFGLRFGKRNEAITDRSKHKHLLPMILYLRKPETS; from the exons ATGAAAATCAAGGCACTTGTTCTTTTCCTGTCTGCAGTGATCTGTCAGTCAACAACTATGAGAGCACCGTTCACATACATGGATACACCTGAGCGCACCGGCATTCCAG ATTCCAAGCCAGCAAGATTTCATCGCTTTCTTTCAATGGAGCGAAGGGAATCGGACGATCCTAGCACTTCGGACGACGCAAGCCTTTGCTTTTTCATCAAAGAAAATGACAAATCGAGTCAAATTTCCTGCAAACATCGGTTAACACGCAGTAAATTCAACTACAATCCGTTTGGGCTGCGCTTTGGAAAACGAAATGAAGCGATAACGGACAGATCCAAACACAAGCACCTGCTGCCCATGATACTTTATTTGCGAAAACCAGAGACTTCCTGA